One Xiphophorus hellerii strain 12219 chromosome 1, Xiphophorus_hellerii-4.1, whole genome shotgun sequence DNA segment encodes these proteins:
- the cebpb gene encoding CCAAT/enhancer-binding protein beta has product MLPQAGAEWDLKAAHSRDISQLWSGRLTSALRAPAVRRVLTSMEVAGLYEEGGFAIHGRDGIIAPIGGGAYWRLGDSMTELGVEERERAIDFSAYLDSALHCPPQPPQPQPGDAFSDFLGESKIKRVTALQNYKNYSLLNELEASQCENLRESYGLNYAELQETRVDSVLSPELSRYRAAAAAPADREDSQEDAKMENGSSGFDMRSYLHYQSTSGSLGNISTASSNCSSPPGTPAPSGNGRSPSHGGKSSSGKSKKRLDKDSEEYRQRRERNNLAVRKSRDKAKMRNLETQQKVLELAVENDRLQKRVEQLSRELATLRNLLSATGQC; this is encoded by the coding sequence ATGTTACCACAGGCAGGGGCAGAGTGGGATTTAAAAGCGGCGCATTCCCGAGACATTTCACAACTCTGGTCAGGGCGCCTCACCTCAGCCCTGCGCGCTCCTGCAGTCCGGCGGGTGTTGACATCCATGGAAGTGGCCGGCTTGTACGAGGAGGGCGGCTTCGCGATCCACGGCAGAGACGGCATTATCGCTCCCATAGGCGGCGGCGCGTACTGGAGGCTCGGCGACTCGATGACGGAGCTGGGCGTGGAGGAGCGGGAGAGAGCCATCGACTTCAGCGCGTACCTGGACTCAGCCCTGCACTGCCCGCCGCAGCCGCCGCAGCCACAGCCGGGCGACGCTTTCTCAGACTTCCTCGGGGAGAGCAAGATCAAAAGAGTCACGGCTCTGCAAAACTACAAGAACTACTCTCTGCTGAACGAGCTGGAGGCGAGTCAGTGCGAGAACCTGCGGGAGTCGTACGGACTGAACTACGCGGAGCTGCAGGAGACCCGGGTGGACAGCGTGTTGAGCCCGGAGTTGAGCCGCTACCGAGCCGCCGCCGCTGCTCCCGCGGACCGAGAAGACAGCCAGGAAGACGCGAAAATGGAAAACGGCTCGTCTGGCTTCGACATGAGGTCCTACCTGCACTACCAGTCCACGAGTGGGAGTCTGGGGAACATTTCCACCGCGTCGTCGAACTGCTCCAGCCCGCCCGGCACACCTGCGCCGTCAGGTAACGGCAGGTCGCCGTCGCACGGCGGCAAGTCGTCCAGCGGGAAGTCGAAGAAGCGCCTGGACAAGGACAGCGAGGAGTACCGGCAGAGGCGGGAGAGGAACAACCTCGCCGTGAGGAAGAGCAGGGACAAAGCCAAGATGCGCAACTTGGAGACGCAGCAGAAAGTGCTGGAGCTGGCGGTGGAGAACGACCGTCTACAGAAGCGAGTGGAGCAGCTGTCCAGAGAGCTGGCCACCCTGCGCAACCTGCTGTCCGCCACCGGACAGTGCTGA